Proteins from one Bacteroides mediterraneensis genomic window:
- a CDS encoding flavodoxin, which yields MKLLALIIMGLFTLGNSLSAQTAEGNKKILVAYFSCTGTTEKVAEAIANESGGKLYKITPAEAYTSADLDWQNKKSRSSVEMADEKSRPALGGEIIDLKDYDMVFLGYPIWWNLCPRPVNTFLEKYDFSGKTVIPFATSGGSSITNSVKQFKKLYPKTVWKDGKLLNGGAKQAGVWAKQVIE from the coding sequence ATGAAGTTATTAGCATTAATTATCATGGGATTATTCACTTTGGGCAACTCATTGAGTGCGCAGACGGCAGAAGGAAACAAGAAAATCCTTGTGGCATATTTCTCCTGTACCGGAACTACTGAAAAAGTGGCGGAAGCCATTGCTAATGAATCCGGCGGTAAACTCTATAAGATTACTCCGGCTGAAGCCTATACCTCGGCAGACCTCGACTGGCAGAACAAAAAGAGCCGCAGTTCGGTGGAAATGGCAGACGAAAAGTCGCGTCCGGCTTTGGGTGGAGAGATCATCGACCTGAAAGATTACGATATGGTATTCCTCGGCTACCCTATCTGGTGGAACTTGTGTCCCCGTCCGGTCAATACATTCCTTGAAAAGTATGATTTTTCGGGCAAGACGGTCATTCCATTTGCCACTTCCGGTGGCAGTTCGATAACAAACAGTGTAAAGCAGTTCAAAAAGCTCTATCCTAAAACTGTATGGAAAGACGGCAAACTATTGAACGGAGGTGCAAAACAGGCTGGAGTATGGGCAAAACAAGTAATCGAATAA
- a CDS encoding AraC family transcriptional regulator, which yields MEQLDVFDCSNILIASYFTDDRGCAHENREHTLIYLISGELEIEERGKKTVLHPGECAFMRRDNRMWLQKKVEEGNPYRSVVLKFSRPFLKEFYQTLNRQQIPSDSKREKVSLRVLSSNRPDLRSLFESVIPYFDAGEKPSEDVLKLKMIEGVYVLLNTDINLYASLFDFVEPWKIDILDYLNENYMCDLSMNEIASYTGRSLATFKRDFAKVSDLTPQKWIIKRRLEAAHDLIKSGKKVTEACFDVGFKNLSHFSKIYKEAYGVAPSM from the coding sequence ATGGAACAATTAGATGTATTTGATTGCTCGAACATACTCATAGCAAGTTATTTCACTGACGATCGTGGTTGTGCCCACGAGAACAGGGAGCACACGCTGATTTATCTGATTTCCGGTGAACTGGAAATAGAAGAGCGGGGAAAGAAAACCGTTCTTCATCCGGGAGAGTGTGCTTTCATGCGACGCGACAACCGTATGTGGTTGCAGAAAAAAGTAGAAGAGGGAAATCCTTACCGCTCTGTTGTGTTGAAATTCTCACGACCTTTCTTAAAGGAATTTTACCAGACACTTAATCGGCAGCAGATTCCCTCTGATTCCAAGCGCGAGAAGGTGAGTTTGCGTGTGTTATCGAGTAACAGACCTGACCTCCGTTCCCTGTTTGAGTCGGTTATCCCCTATTTCGATGCAGGAGAAAAGCCATCGGAAGATGTACTGAAACTGAAAATGATTGAAGGAGTGTATGTATTGCTCAATACCGACATCAACCTGTATGCTTCGCTGTTCGACTTCGTGGAACCGTGGAAGATTGACATTTTGGACTATCTGAACGAAAACTATATGTGCGACCTTTCTATGAACGAGATTGCAAGTTACACGGGGCGTAGTCTGGCTACTTTCAAAAGAGATTTCGCAAAGGTAAGCGATTTGACACCTCAAAAATGGATTATCAAACGTCGTCTTGAAGCAGCCCATGATTTGATAAAATCAGGAAAGAAAGTGACGGAAGCCTGTTTCGACGTGGGTTTCAAGAATCTGTCGCATTTCTCTAAAATATACAAAGAGGCATATGGGGTTGCCCCATCCATGTAG
- a CDS encoding aldo/keto reductase, with protein MNNNKEISRRGFLKTAAALGAALTIQPAINKVQAANAVLGGTSASSTRNKDMQYRTLGTGSAAFEVSALGFGVMGMTYNRSQYPDKKTRQRVIAEAVDRGVTLFDTAIIYGPLNNEEFAGEVLAPYKNHVNVTTKFGHEVVNGKGTGRQDSRPETIRRYCEESLRRLRIDSIPMFYQHRFDRNTPIEEVAQCIGDLIKEGKVQRWGLCEVSPETIRNAHAVQPLTAIQSEYHLMHRLVEENGVLDVCRELGIGFVPYSPINRGFLGGCINEYTVFDPNNDNRQTLPRFQPEAMRANYRIVNVLQDFGRTRGMTSAQVALGWLLQKAPWIVPIPGTTKLSHLEENLRTLDFTLSESEWKELEQRVAAIPIVGDRYNAEQQKQVGL; from the coding sequence ATGAATAATAATAAAGAAATCAGTCGCCGTGGTTTTCTGAAAACCGCCGCAGCATTAGGAGCAGCGTTGACCATACAACCTGCCATCAACAAGGTACAGGCGGCAAATGCCGTTCTTGGTGGAACATCCGCATCTTCGACGAGAAACAAGGATATGCAGTACCGCACACTTGGTACAGGCTCAGCTGCATTCGAGGTTTCTGCTCTCGGATTCGGTGTAATGGGCATGACCTACAACCGCAGCCAGTATCCCGACAAGAAAACTCGCCAGCGTGTTATCGCGGAAGCGGTTGACCGGGGCGTAACCTTGTTTGACACCGCCATTATTTACGGTCCTCTGAACAACGAGGAATTTGCGGGAGAAGTCCTTGCTCCCTATAAAAACCATGTTAATGTTACCACTAAGTTCGGGCATGAAGTCGTTAACGGTAAGGGAACGGGGCGTCAGGACAGCCGTCCGGAAACCATTCGCCGTTATTGCGAGGAATCGCTCCGTCGTCTTCGCATTGACTCTATACCTATGTTCTACCAGCATCGTTTCGACCGCAATACGCCGATCGAAGAGGTAGCGCAGTGCATCGGCGATTTGATTAAGGAAGGTAAGGTGCAGCGATGGGGATTGTGCGAAGTCAGCCCGGAGACCATCCGTAATGCTCATGCTGTGCAACCGCTGACCGCCATACAGAGCGAATACCACCTGATGCACCGCTTGGTGGAGGAAAACGGAGTGTTGGATGTCTGCCGTGAACTGGGCATCGGCTTTGTGCCGTACAGCCCTATCAATCGAGGTTTCTTGGGTGGTTGCATCAACGAATACACCGTTTTTGATCCGAACAACGACAACCGTCAGACCCTGCCACGCTTCCAGCCTGAAGCCATGCGTGCGAACTACCGTATCGTGAATGTACTACAAGACTTCGGTCGCACACGGGGCATGACCTCTGCACAGGTGGCACTTGGATGGCTGTTGCAGAAAGCCCCGTGGATTGTACCCATTCCCGGAACAACAAAACTCTCTCATTTGGAAGAAAATCTCCGTACACTTGATTTTACACTCTCTGAAAGTGAATGGAAAGAGTTGGAACAGCGTGTGGCAGCCATTCCGATAGTCGGCGACCGTTATAATGCCGAACAGCAGAAACAAGTAGGACTTTAA
- a CDS encoding DapH/DapD/GlmU-related protein → MNNIFERDLNGEMVSPNDQGYDELITDIFDTMKTATEMNTGYKTPAEVHEYMKRILGKPLDESTTVLPPFYVDYGKPVTIGKRCFIQQCCTFFGRGGVIIGDDVFIGPKCNLITINHDVNPDNRSATYGRPIVIEDKVWIGINSTILPGVKIGYGSIVGAQSVVTHDVPPMTIVAGNPARTIKKIEINHE, encoded by the coding sequence ATGAACAATATTTTTGAAAGAGACCTGAACGGAGAAATGGTGTCACCCAATGATCAAGGATATGACGAACTGATTACGGACATTTTTGACACCATGAAAACTGCGACCGAAATGAACACCGGTTACAAAACACCTGCTGAAGTGCATGAGTATATGAAGCGTATCCTCGGCAAACCGCTTGATGAAAGCACAACCGTGCTTCCTCCTTTTTACGTTGATTACGGCAAACCCGTAACCATAGGCAAAAGATGCTTCATACAGCAGTGCTGCACCTTTTTCGGGCGTGGAGGAGTCATAATCGGTGATGATGTTTTTATCGGTCCGAAATGCAATCTCATCACTATCAATCACGACGTGAATCCCGACAACCGCAGTGCTACTTACGGTCGTCCCATTGTAATTGAAGACAAAGTTTGGATTGGTATAAATTCGACCATCCTTCCCGGAGTGAAAATTGGCTACGGAAGCATTGTCGGAGCGCAGAGCGTGGTGACGCACGATGTGCCACCCATGACGATAGTAGCCGGAAATCCTGCAAGAACAATCAAAAAAATCGAGATAAATCATGAATAA
- a CDS encoding DapH/DapD/GlmU-related protein, which yields MEEIRIDCLNQTEQELAAAKELRQDIFRLNHTMPDTDEYQDLLHKVFPHLGENCRVEIPFFGVRTANVKFGRNVIVMPGCLMMSAGGITIDDEVMIAANVQLISNNHDLEQRNVITCKPVHICRQVWIGAGATILPGVTIGENAVVGAGSVVTHDVEPNTIVAGNPAKLIRKI from the coding sequence ATGGAAGAGATTAGAATTGACTGTCTGAACCAGACAGAACAGGAACTTGCCGCAGCAAAAGAACTGCGGCAAGATATTTTCCGGCTTAACCATACAATGCCGGATACAGATGAGTATCAAGATTTGTTGCACAAGGTTTTTCCTCATCTTGGAGAAAACTGCCGTGTTGAGATACCGTTTTTCGGTGTCCGAACCGCCAACGTGAAATTCGGGCGTAATGTCATTGTCATGCCCGGCTGCCTGATGATGTCAGCCGGAGGAATCACGATAGACGATGAAGTGATGATTGCCGCCAACGTGCAACTCATATCCAACAATCACGATTTGGAACAACGCAATGTTATTACCTGCAAACCGGTTCACATTTGCCGTCAGGTATGGATTGGAGCCGGTGCGACTATTCTTCCGGGTGTCACTATCGGGGAGAATGCTGTGGTCGGAGCTGGTAGCGTGGTGACGCACGATGTCGAGCCGAATACGATTGTGGCAGGAAATCCGGCAAAGTTGATTCGCAAAATATGA
- a CDS encoding carboxymuconolactone decarboxylase family protein produces the protein MKTKVISLILLSVLMFPIMAKSQVKIKQTTGRDTLGEFAPEFARLNDDVLFGEVWSRNDLFSLRDRSIVTVVALMSQGLTDSSFKYHLESAKKNGVTKTEIAEILTHAAFYAGWPKAWAAFRMAKEVWMDTTDSTAATSLEAYAQTIIFPVGKTNDAYAKYFIGQSYVAPVVTDGVPVVNVTFEPGCRNNWHIHKATKGGGQTLVCVGGRGYYQEWGKEPIELRPGDSVYIPAGVKHWHGAAPDSWFSHLAIEIPGEKASNEWLGPVNDNEYSKLK, from the coding sequence ATGAAAACAAAAGTAATTTCATTGATTCTATTATCAGTTTTAATGTTCCCAATTATGGCAAAATCACAAGTTAAAATCAAGCAGACCACCGGACGCGATACTCTCGGAGAGTTCGCACCGGAGTTTGCACGCCTAAACGACGATGTTCTTTTCGGGGAGGTATGGAGCCGCAACGACCTGTTCTCGCTCCGCGACCGTTCCATTGTTACCGTTGTCGCCCTCATGTCGCAGGGATTGACAGATTCTTCGTTCAAGTATCACCTTGAATCGGCGAAGAAAAACGGCGTGACCAAAACCGAAATTGCCGAAATCCTGACCCATGCCGCATTTTATGCCGGTTGGCCCAAGGCATGGGCAGCATTCCGCATGGCAAAGGAAGTTTGGATGGACACAACAGACAGTACCGCTGCCACCTCGCTCGAAGCGTATGCACAAACCATTATTTTCCCGGTGGGCAAAACCAACGATGCGTATGCCAAGTATTTCATAGGGCAAAGTTATGTGGCTCCTGTCGTGACTGATGGTGTACCCGTGGTGAATGTTACCTTTGAGCCGGGTTGCCGCAACAACTGGCACATTCACAAGGCGACCAAAGGCGGCGGTCAGACGCTCGTATGCGTTGGTGGCCGCGGCTACTATCAGGAATGGGGCAAAGAACCCATTGAACTTCGTCCCGGAGATTCGGTATATATTCCCGCAGGGGTGAAACACTGGCATGGAGCCGCACCCGACAGTTGGTTTTCACATCTTGCCATTGAGATTCCCGGTGAAAAGGCATCCAACGAATGGCTTGGACCGGTAAATGACAACGAATATTCAAAATTGAAATAA